In Gossypium raimondii isolate GPD5lz chromosome 12, ASM2569854v1, whole genome shotgun sequence, a single window of DNA contains:
- the LOC105763376 gene encoding F-box protein At5g67140, translating to MEEEAEIDRLPIDLLAHILVMITSFTDLAQASGVCRKWKQGVKQALARRHTLSFAGCKMDDESTSRLVRHAYSLEELDISRSRWGCQITDNGLYQISLAKCVSNLTSVSLWGMTGITDKGVVQLITRANSLKHLNIGGTFITDESLSAIAHSCPHLKSIVLWSCRHVTESGLFVLVNKCRKLGSINVWGTRVSLDCFIGLLTIRPALQIKPQGLPLNVGAVATMLPVV from the exons ATGGAGGAGGAGGCAGAAATTGATCGGTTGCCGATAGACTTGTTGGCTCATATACTGGTGATGATCACTTCTTTCACCGATTTAGCCCA GGCAAGTGGGGTTTGTAGGAAATGGAAACAAGGGGTGAAACAGGCTCTGGCTAGAAGACACACCCTGAGTTTTGCTGGTTGTAAAATGGACGATGAGTCCACTTCTCGTCTCGTTCGTCATGCTTATAGCCTCGAAGAACTCGACAT TTCAAGGAGTCGTTGGGGTTGCCAAATAACTGACAATGGACTATACCAAATCTCATTAGCTAAGTGTGTTAGCAACTTGACATCAGTTTCCCTTTGGGGTATGACAGGGATCACTGATAAAGGTGTTGTTCAATTG ATAACCAGAGCCAATTCCTTGAAACACCTGAATATTGGTGGTACATTTATCACCGATGAATCCTTATCCGCCATTGCCCATAGCTGTCCACATTTAAAG AGCATCGTGCTATGGAGTTGCCGTCATGTTACAGAAAGTGGGCTGTTTGTTCTTGTCAATAAATGTCGTAAACTAGGGTCGATCAATGTGTGGGGAACTAGAGTTTCCTTAGACTGTTTCATTGGTTTGCTTACTATCCGACCAGCTCTTCAAATAAAACCACAAGGTTTGC